One part of the Cetobacterium somerae ATCC BAA-474 genome encodes these proteins:
- the cbiB gene encoding adenosylcobinamide-phosphate synthase CbiB has translation MSIILKIWIAYLLDLILGDPYWFPHPVRFIGKYITFIENKIYSLKNKKVWGGVLAFTVILSTVVLSYYIARMSEFLEIFFLYTTLATKSLGAEGIKVYKILKSGDLQKAQKELSYLVSRDTGEMDEVQVVRSTMETIAENSVDGIIAPMFYAFLGSFILIDGVSMALPLAMGYKAVNTLDSMVGYKNDKYIDFGMVSAKVDDFFNFIPARLSGLIIIPIATFLLGMGIKKPLKIFFRDRKNHSSPNSGHPEAVFAGAIGVQFGGKTKYFGKYFEKPTIGDKLKEFQCEDIKKCYKIMFMTSFVGIVLFTAFIKLV, from the coding sequence ATGAGCATCATTTTAAAAATATGGATAGCTTATTTGTTAGATTTAATTTTAGGGGATCCATATTGGTTTCCACATCCAGTTAGATTTATAGGAAAATATATAACTTTTATTGAAAATAAAATCTATTCATTAAAAAATAAAAAAGTATGGGGAGGAGTATTAGCTTTTACAGTAATACTTTCAACAGTAGTATTGTCATATTACATAGCTAGAATGTCTGAATTTTTAGAAATTTTCTTTCTATACACAACTTTGGCAACGAAAAGTTTAGGTGCTGAAGGGATTAAAGTTTATAAAATTTTAAAAAGTGGAGATTTACAAAAAGCACAAAAAGAGCTTTCTTATTTAGTTAGTAGAGATACAGGTGAGATGGATGAAGTACAAGTTGTAAGAAGTACAATGGAGACTATAGCTGAAAATAGTGTTGATGGAATTATAGCACCTATGTTTTATGCATTTTTAGGAAGCTTTATATTAATTGATGGAGTTTCAATGGCATTGCCTTTAGCAATGGGATATAAAGCAGTAAATACTCTTGATTCAATGGTTGGATATAAAAATGATAAATATATAGATTTTGGGATGGTTTCAGCAAAAGTAGATGATTTCTTTAATTTTATTCCAGCGAGATTATCTGGTCTAATAATAATTCCAATTGCAACATTTTTATTAGGAATGGGAATAAAAAAGCCATTAAAAATATTTTTTAGAGATAGAAAAAATCATTCAAGTCCAAATTCAGGGCATCCAGAGGCAGTTTTTGCAGGAGCTATAGGGGTTCAATTTGGTGGTAAAACAAAATATTTTGGAAAATATTTTGAAAAACCTACAATAGGAGATAAATTAAAAGAGTTTCAATGTGAAGATATAAAAAAATGTTATAAGATAATGTTTATGACATCTTTTGTAGGAATAGTTTTGTTTACAGCATTTATTAAACTAGTATAA